One Coraliomargarita parva DNA segment encodes these proteins:
- a CDS encoding Fur family transcriptional regulator: MKQTELLDIILERLKASGGRMTKKRECVLGALLSMDRPASAEEIRERAELPASDLVTVYRNLETFEHLGVLQRVPLENGTQLFELTAPDEHYHHLICRKCHKTERLDICVGHEVVKRAKAHGYSKIAHVMEVYGLCEDCEKS, encoded by the coding sequence ATGAAACAAACCGAGCTGCTGGACATCATCCTCGAACGCCTGAAGGCGAGTGGCGGCCGCATGACCAAGAAGCGCGAATGCGTGCTCGGTGCCCTACTCAGCATGGATCGCCCGGCCAGCGCGGAAGAGATCCGTGAACGCGCCGAGCTGCCCGCCTCGGATCTGGTGACGGTGTATCGCAATCTGGAAACCTTCGAACATCTTGGCGTGCTGCAACGCGTGCCACTGGAAAACGGAACGCAGCTTTTCGAATTAACAGCCCCCGACGAACACTACCATCACCTGATTTGCCGGAAATGCCATAAGACGGAACGCCTCGACATCTGCGTCGGCCACGAAGTCGTCAAGCGGGCCAAAGCCCATGGCTATTCAAAGATCGCCCACGTCATGGAAGTGTACGGCCTCTGCGAGGATTGCGAGAAGAGTTGA